A stretch of DNA from Mycobacterium senriense:
CCAAGGCGATGGAGATCGACAAGCTGCGGGTCATCGACACGGGGCTCGATCCCGTCGTCGCCGAGCGCGAGCAGTGGGACGACGGCAACAACACGCTGGCGCTCGCCCCCGGCGTGGTGGTCGCCTACGAGCGCAACGTGCAGACCAACATCCGCCAGCAGGACGCCGGCATCGAGGTGCTGACCATCGCCGGATCCGAACTGGGCACCGGCCGCGGCGGGCCCCGGTGTATGTCCTGCCCCGTCGCCCGTGACCTGCTGGCGTAGCTAGCTAGCGCCAGCTGGGCAGCCAGATCTCCATGTTCCACGTCTGCTGCGAAATCGGCAGACCGGTGAGCACCGGGAACAGCCATGCGAAGTTCGTCACGACTAAGGCCACGTAACAGCACACGGCGATCAGCCCCAGCGTGCGCCGCTCCGAATTCGCCTGCAGCCGCAGCCGCCGGGGTGGGGCGCCCGGGGTATAGAGAATGTCGCCGCAAATCAGCGCGATGGCCATCACCAGGAACGGCGCCATGGTCGCCGCATAGAAGAAGTACATCTGCCGATCGATGTCGGCGAACCAGGGCAGCCAGCCCGCGCAGTAGCCGACCAGCACCGCGGCGTAACGCCAGTCGCGGCGGACCAGCATGCGCCACAACGCGAAAACCAGGACCGGCACCGCCAGCCACCACATCGCGGGGGTGCCCACCAGCATCTCGGCCTTGACGCACGATTGCGCGCCGCACCCGGCGACGTTCTGCTCGTCGATGGCATAAAGCACCGGTCGCAGCGACATCGGCCAACTCCACGGCTTCGATTCCCACGGGTGGTAGTTGCCGGCGGAATTCGTCAATCCCGCATGGAATTGGAATGCCTTGGCGGTGTAATGCCACAGCGACCGGATGGCGTCGGGCAGCGGCACCAGCGAATGCGGGCCGATCGTCTGGCCCACCTCGTGCCGGTCGATGGCGGTCTCGGAGGCGAACCACGGTGCGTAGCTGGCCAGGTACACCAGCACCGGCATGACGGCCAGCGCATAGACGGTCGGGGCGAGATCGCGTCGCAGCGTCCCCAGCCAGGGCCGGGTGACCTGGTACTGGCGCCGCGCGGCCACATCGAACGCGAGTGACATGGCCCCGAAGAACAGCACGAAGTACAGGCCGGACCACTTTGTGCCGCAAGCCAATCCGAGCAGGATCCCGGCGCCGAAGCGCCACCACCGCACGCCCAGCCGCGGGCCCCACACCGTGTCGGCGTTGCGGCCCTCCTGCAGCGCGATGTGCATTCGTTGGCGTACCTGGTCTCGGTCGACGATCAGCGCGCCGAACGCCGCGACCACGAAGAACGTGAGGATGCCGTCGAGCAGGGCCGTCCGCGAGGCGACGAAGCTGACGCCGTCGCAGATCACCAGCACCCCGGCGATGGCGCCGACCAGCGTCGAGCGGCTGATCCGCCGGACGATCCGCATCACCAGCGCCACCATCACCACACCGAGCAGCGCGCCGGTGAACCGCCAGCCGATTCCGCTGTAGCCGAAGATCGCCTCGCCGAGGGCGATCAGCTGCTTGCCGACCGGTGGGTGCACGACCAGGCCGAACCCGGGATTGTCCTCCACACCGTGGTTGTGCAGCACCTGCCAGGCCTGCGGCGCGTAGTGCTTCTCGTCGAAGACGGGGGTGCCGCCGTCGGTGGGTGAGCCCAGGTTGAGGAACCGGGTCACCGCCGCCACCAGGGTGATCACCCCGGTCACCACCCAGCCGCGGACCTGATCGGTCGGGCCGAAATCGGCCACCGGCACCAGCGGCCCGGGGCTGACGACGGGCACCACGCGTTCCTGGTCGGCACCCTCCAGATTCAAGGGGGATTCGCGGGTCAGGGCAGTCATCGGTGTCGATCGTAGGCTGTCGGTCATGACCACCGGCCGCCTGCTGCTGGGCGCGACCCCCCTGGGCCAGCCGTCGGACGCCTCCCCCCGCCTGCTGGACGCCCTGGCCCGAGCCGATGTGGTGGCCGCCGAGGACACCCGCCGGGTGCGCACCCTGGCCAAGGCCCTCGAGGTGCGGATCACCGGTCGGGTGATCAGCATGTTCGACCAGGTCGAGAACGCCCGGGTGGAGTCGGTGATCGAGGCGATCCGCGCGGGTGCGACGGTGCTGGTGGTCAGCGACGCCGGGATGCCGCTGATCAGCGACCCCGGCTACCGGCTGGTGACGGCCTGCGTGGAGGCCGGACTGCCGGTGGGATGCCTGCCGGGGCCATCGGCGGTGACGACCGCGCTGGCCCTGTCCGGCCTACCGGCCGAGAAGTTCTGCTTCGAGGGATTCGCGCCGCGCAAGAAATCGGCGCGGCGGACCTGGCTGGACTCACTGGCCGACGAGCGGCGCACCTGTGTGTTCTTCGAATCGCCGCGCCGGTTGTCCGCCTGCCTGCAGGACGCCGTCGAGCGGCTCGGCGGCGCACGCCGGGCGGCGGTCTGTCGGGAGCTGACCAAGGTGCACGAGGAGGTGGTGCGCGGGTCGCTCGACGAGCTGGCGGCGTGGGCGGCCGACGGTGTGCTCGGTGAGATCACCGTGGTGCTGGCCGGCGCCACCCCGAGCGCCGACCTGCCGTCGCTGGTTGTCGAGGTCGAGGAGCTGGTCGCCGGCGGCACCCGCATCAAGGACGCCTGCGGGGAGGTGGCCGCCGCCCATCCGGGGGTGCGTTCGCGCCAGCTCTACGACGCGGTGTTGCAGTCCCGACGCGACTGAGGCCGCGCGGTCAGCCGGCCGGGCTCGCGACGGCGATGGACGGCATCCCGACGATCGGGGACGCCTTGTGCAGGCATTCGGCCCACTCGGCGTCCGGGTCGGAGTCGGCGGTGATCCCGCCGCCGACGCCGAGCACGGCGGCGCCCGCGGCATCGAATTCGACGGTGCGGATGGCGACGTTCAGCTCGCAGCCGGCCACCGGTGAGGCCAATCCTATTGTTCCGCAATATATTCCACGGCGGTTCGGCTCCCACTGCGAGAGCAGTTGTCGGGCACGGTGTTTGGGCGTCCCGGTGACGGAGGCCGGCGGGAAGGTGGCGTCCAGCAGCGCCGACGTCGGCAAGTCGGCGGGGACCTGCGCGGACACCGTCGACACCAGGTGCCACACGCCGGGGGCCCGCCGCACCACCAGCAACTCGGGCACGGTCACCGTGCCGGTGAGCGCGACTCGGCCGAGGTCGTTGCGGACCAGGTCGACGATCATGATGTTCTCGGCGACCTCTTTGGCCGACGCGCGCAACGCCGCCGGCCAGGCATCCAGCGGCAAGGTGCCCTTGATCGGGCTCGAGGTGACGACGGCGCCGCGCCGTTGCAGGAAGAGCTCGGGGGACAGCGACGCCACCGCTCCCCAGGTGCCCGCGACGTACGCCGCCCTGGCGGGGGAGGTGCGCGCGACGCCCTCGATGAAGAAGTCGAGCGGGGCGCCGGTGACCGTCCCGGTGAACTGCGTGCACACGCAGGCCTGGTAGACCTCTCCGGCGCGGATGGCCTCCAGGCAGGCCAGCACCCCGTCGCGATGCGCCGCCCGGTCGGCGGTGCCCCAATCGATGTGGCATTCGCGCGGCGCGGCCGGTGGTGCGGCCAGCGCGGTGTCGAGCCACCCCGGCATCGGCGCGCCGGAGAGGCTCTCGTACCACCAGTGCCCGTTTCGGTCACGGCGCAGCACGCAGTCGGTCCAGCCGCCGGCGGCCTCGGGAACGCGGTTGGGCTGGGCATCGGCGCCGGGGTCGGGGTAGGACAGGTAGCCGATCCAGCCGCCGCCCACCGCGTGCGGCTCCGGCGTCTGCGACGCCTCGACCGCGAACACGTCGTCGGCATGCACCGGGCGCACCGACAGGCTCGGCGCGATCACCGCCAGGGCGCCGAACCACTCGCCGGTCAGCGCGGCGGGCGGCGGCAGACCCAGCCGGCGGGTGGCGTCACCCACGGCGCGCAGCACCTGGGGTGCGGCGCCAAGATCGCCGAGCCGGTCGATTCGCACAGCCCTAGCTTGACAGAGCGGCGGCGTTTCGCACCGGCGGTGCCCGGCCGGGCTCAGCCGCGGCTGATGTCGCGCGCGGTGGCCAGCGCGGCCAGCTTCTGCGGGTTGCGCATCACGTAGAAATTGGTGATCTTGCCCTCGGCGATCTCCAGCGTGATCACGCCCTCGAGCTGCTCGCCTAGGTAGAGCAGCACCGCCGGGGCGCTGTTGCAGGTCACCATGTCCACCCGCATCGTGCCGAGGGCCGCGGCCCGGCGCATCAGGCCGGCGATCGCGCGGGCCACCTTCTCGGCGCCGACCACCGGCCGGCGGGCGGCGCTCACCACGCCGCCGCTGTCGGCCGTCCAGGTGGCGTCCGGGGCGAGCATCGTCATCAGCGCTTCCACATCGCCACCGGCCGCGGTGGCCAGAAACTGCGCGGTGATCTCGGCGTTGCGTTCGGGGTCCACCGAGTCGAAGCGCTTGCGCCGGGCCCGCACGTGTTCGCGAGCCCGGTGCGCGACCTGCCGCACGGTGGGCGCCGGCTTGCCCACCGCCTCGGCGATCTCGCCGTAGTCGAACCCGAACACCTCGCGCAGCACGAACACCGCCCGCTCGTCGGGACTCAACGTCTCCAGCAACACCAGCATCGCCATCGAAATCGACTCCGCCAGAACGACGTCGGCCGAGGGATCCTGCTCGTCGAGCAGCAGGGGCTCGGGCAGCCACGGCCCCACGTAGTCCTCGCGCCGGCGAGCACCGGCCCGCAGCGAGTTCAGCGCCTGGCGGGTGACCAGCTGGGCCAGATACGACTTGGTGTCGCGCACCGTCGCCAAGTCGACCGCCGCCCACCGCAGATAGCTGTCCTGCAAGACGTCGTCGGCCTCGGTCGCCGAGCCCAGCATCTCGTAGGCGATGGTGAACAGCAGTGGCCGCAGCAGGGTGAACCGTTCGGCGTGCTCGCTGCCGGCCGGTGCTTGCGTCATCGCGCTGCGACCTCCTCGTCGACCGGGGACTGCGCGGGCCGCTTGCCGCCCTTGATCCAGCGATACGAACCTGGCTTGGCCGCCTCCCGCCGGATCGACCACACCGTGCCCTTGCAGACCGCTTCCTTGAGCGAAGCCGCCGCCCGGCCACCGAGGAACGTGTTCACCGGGGTGTCGTCCGTGCGCGCCATCTGGAACGTCGCGTGCCTGCGGCCCAGGCTGATGCACTGCCCGACGAACGCCTGGCTCAGCACCGCGGGGGTGTCGCCGGCGATGCGGGCGAGCACGGTGTTGGCGGCCTGGGCCCCCATCGGGCCGGCGGCCTGGCAACTCATCCGCAACGGCCGGCCGGACGGCGCGGCGGCGTCACCCGCGGCGACGACGCGCTCGTCGTCGATGCTGGTGAGCGTCTCGTCGGTGAGCAGCCGGCCCATCGGGTCGGTGTGCAACCCGCTGCGCGCGGCCAGGTCCGGCACGGCGAATCCGGCCGTCCAGATGGTGAGAGCGCTGGGCAGCACCACGCCGTCGGTGAGCACCACCTCATCCCAGCGCACCTCGGCCACCGCCACGGACTCCAGCACGTTGACGCCCAGGCGCCGCAGCCG
This window harbors:
- a CDS encoding NAD(P)/FAD-dependent oxidoreductase: MKAPQRTHVVVVGAGYAGTLAANRLRQRPDIDITVVNPRPVFVERIRLHQLVADTGTATADYASLLGDGIQLIVDSVDHIDTAGRRVALASGAELIYDYLIYAVGSTGATASTVPGYAEFAHSVADLDSAQRLRYALTDLPLPAAITVVGGGLTGIETAAELAEGGRPVTLVCGPVLGPSLSKRGRRSVAKRLRRLGVNVLESVAVAEVRWDEVVLTDGVVLPSALTIWTAGFAVPDLAARSGLHTDPMGRLLTDETLTSIDDERVVAAGDAAAPSGRPLRMSCQAAGPMGAQAANTVLARIAGDTPAVLSQAFVGQCISLGRRHATFQMARTDDTPVNTFLGGRAAASLKEAVCKGTVWSIRREAAKPGSYRWIKGGKRPAQSPVDEEVAAR
- a CDS encoding RNA polymerase sigma-70 factor, with the protein product MTQAPAGSEHAERFTLLRPLLFTIAYEMLGSATEADDVLQDSYLRWAAVDLATVRDTKSYLAQLVTRQALNSLRAGARRREDYVGPWLPEPLLLDEQDPSADVVLAESISMAMLVLLETLSPDERAVFVLREVFGFDYGEIAEAVGKPAPTVRQVAHRAREHVRARRKRFDSVDPERNAEITAQFLATAAGGDVEALMTMLAPDATWTADSGGVVSAARRPVVGAEKVARAIAGLMRRAAALGTMRVDMVTCNSAPAVLLYLGEQLEGVITLEIAEGKITNFYVMRNPQKLAALATARDISRG
- a CDS encoding dolichyl-phosphate-mannose--protein mannosyltransferase codes for the protein MVPVVSPGPLVPVADFGPTDQVRGWVVTGVITLVAAVTRFLNLGSPTDGGTPVFDEKHYAPQAWQVLHNHGVEDNPGFGLVVHPPVGKQLIALGEAIFGYSGIGWRFTGALLGVVMVALVMRIVRRISRSTLVGAIAGVLVICDGVSFVASRTALLDGILTFFVVAAFGALIVDRDQVRQRMHIALQEGRNADTVWGPRLGVRWWRFGAGILLGLACGTKWSGLYFVLFFGAMSLAFDVAARRQYQVTRPWLGTLRRDLAPTVYALAVMPVLVYLASYAPWFASETAIDRHEVGQTIGPHSLVPLPDAIRSLWHYTAKAFQFHAGLTNSAGNYHPWESKPWSWPMSLRPVLYAIDEQNVAGCGAQSCVKAEMLVGTPAMWWLAVPVLVFALWRMLVRRDWRYAAVLVGYCAGWLPWFADIDRQMYFFYAATMAPFLVMAIALICGDILYTPGAPPRRLRLQANSERRTLGLIAVCCYVALVVTNFAWLFPVLTGLPISQQTWNMEIWLPSWR
- the rsmI gene encoding 16S rRNA (cytidine(1402)-2'-O)-methyltransferase; its protein translation is MTTGRLLLGATPLGQPSDASPRLLDALARADVVAAEDTRRVRTLAKALEVRITGRVISMFDQVENARVESVIEAIRAGATVLVVSDAGMPLISDPGYRLVTACVEAGLPVGCLPGPSAVTTALALSGLPAEKFCFEGFAPRKKSARRTWLDSLADERRTCVFFESPRRLSACLQDAVERLGGARRAAVCRELTKVHEEVVRGSLDELAAWAADGVLGEITVVLAGATPSADLPSLVVEVEELVAGGTRIKDACGEVAAAHPGVRSRQLYDAVLQSRRD
- a CDS encoding aminodeoxychorismate synthase component I — protein: MRIDRLGDLGAAPQVLRAVGDATRRLGLPPPAALTGEWFGALAVIAPSLSVRPVHADDVFAVEASQTPEPHAVGGGWIGYLSYPDPGADAQPNRVPEAAGGWTDCVLRRDRNGHWWYESLSGAPMPGWLDTALAAPPAAPRECHIDWGTADRAAHRDGVLACLEAIRAGEVYQACVCTQFTGTVTGAPLDFFIEGVARTSPARAAYVAGTWGAVASLSPELFLQRRGAVVTSSPIKGTLPLDAWPAALRASAKEVAENIMIVDLVRNDLGRVALTGTVTVPELLVVRRAPGVWHLVSTVSAQVPADLPTSALLDATFPPASVTGTPKHRARQLLSQWEPNRRGIYCGTIGLASPVAGCELNVAIRTVEFDAAGAAVLGVGGGITADSDPDAEWAECLHKASPIVGMPSIAVASPAG